In Nostoc edaphicum CCNP1411, the sequence TAGACATCCACAATCGTCAGGTACGCTTATTCTTGCCAGGATTTGACAAAAAGCAGGTCAAGCTTACTCAATATGGGCCAGAAGTCACTGTGGAAGCAGGAGATCAGCGGCGCAATATCCCCTTGCCCCCGGCTCTGAGTGGCAGACCCGTTGCTGGAGCCAAGTTTCAGAATAATTATTTGATAATTTCGTTTTAAGTTATGGGAATGGGGGCTGGAGACTGGGGACTGGGAACTGGGGAATAGGGACTGGGGAATAGGGAAGAAACTTAATCACCAATGCCCAATTCCCAATGCCCAATTCCCAATGCCCAAAATGCCCAATTCCCAATGCCCAATTAATTAGTAAAAATTATGTCAGAATCAACTCCCATTACCCCAGACCCCAACCCATCTGAGGCATTAGCAAATAATCCCAGTGAGCAAGCAATAGCAACGAGCGATCGCAGTGCGAAAACTAGACAGCTGCTAGGGATGAAAGGTGCAGCGCCAGGGGAAACCTCAATTTGGAAAATCCGTTTGCAGCTCATGAAGCCGATTACCTGGATTCCCCTAATTTGGGGCGTAGTCTGTGGTGCGGCTTCTTCTGGTAACTATACTTGGACACTGGAAAATGTGTTGAAGGTAGCAACCTGTATGTTACTGGCTGGGCCATTGATGACAGGTTACACCCAAATCCTCAATGACTACTACGATCGCGAAATCGATGCCATAAATGAACCCTATCGCCCGATTCCCTCTGGAGCAATTCCTCTACCCCAGGTAATTATTCAGATTTGGGTATTACTGATTGCTGGTATTGGTTTGGCATTTGTGCTAGATGTGTGGTCTGGTCATGAATTCCCGACAATTACAGCGATCGCAATCATCGGTTCTTTCATTGCCTACATTTATTCTGCACCTCCCTTGAAACTCAAACAAAACGGCTGGCTAGGTAGCTACGCCTTGGGTGCAAGCTATATCACCCTACCTTGGTCTACAGGACACGCTTTGTTTGGTGATCTAAATTCCACAATTGTGATTTTGACAATGTTCTACAGCTTGGCTGGATTGGGCATTGCTATTGTGAATGATTTTAAGAGTGTAGAAGGCGATCGCCAGCTAGGATTAAATTCACTACCCGTAATGTTTGGCATCACCGCCGCATCTTGGATTTGTGTAGTGACAATTGATGTCTTTCAAGGATTGATTGCAGCTTATCTCGTCAGCATCCATGAGAATTTGTATGCAGCGATACTAGTACTGCTAATCATCCCGCAAATCACCTTGCAAGATATGTATTTCTTGCGCGACCCCGTTAAGAATGATGTTAAGTACCAAGCCAGCGCCCAACCTTTCCTTGTTCTAGGAATGCTCGTCACTGGTTTAGCGCTGGGTCATGCTGGCGTTTAAATTATACTTCTATAGTCAGAAGTTAGGAATTAGGAGTTAGGAGGTAATATACTTCTAACTCCTAATTTGTATCAGGACATATCGTGTTTAAACTGATATCTTTCCTCATTTATGGGATTCAACCTTTGTTAGTCCCGATTTGCTTTGTTGTAGCTTGGACTGTAATTATTCTCGTTGTTTGGAGTCTTTGTGCAGCAGCACGAGATGGTTTGACTACAGCCAAGCAAATGCATCAAATCCCTTGTACTGGTTGCCAATTTTTTACCGACAATTACCGTCTTAAATGTACTGTACGCCCATCTATTGCCAATACAGAAGAAGCGATCGATTGTTCTGACTATCAACCGAAGACTAATCCTTATCTCTATTAGGGAGCAGAGGGAGCATGGGGAGAAGAATTAATAACCAATGCCCAATGCCCAATGCCCAATGCCCAATGACTAATGACTAATATCTAACAATATTTTCAAAACACCCCGACTCTGAGCGTGTTCAAAAGCCGCAAGCCCTTCAATGAGGGGGTAGGTGGCATGAATTAGAGGTTGCACATTAACTTGTCCTGTAGCTAGTAGCTGAAGGGCTGGGGCAAAGGGACCACAACGAGAACCGATGAGGGTGATTTCATCTACTACTAAAGAAGAAGCATCTAGACTGAGTTTGCCAGAATAAGTACTTTTCAGTACAAGCGTACCACGGGGACGTAGGGCGCGGCGGGCGATCGCAAATCCTTCTGGATTACCAGTACATTCTACTGAGATATCGAAATATCCATCTTTCACAGCATTAGCTAAACCAGTTTTAATCCCCCGTGCCTCTAAGTTAGCCAGTTTGTCTTGATGACGCCCCACAGCTAAGAGTTCACAGCCGGTTAAAGCTAATGTCTGGGCTACCAACTGCCCTAGTTTGCCATCTCCAACCACTAGCACCCGATTATTTGGATGTAATGGCACTTGCTGCTGAATTTCCAAAGCTGCTGCTATGGGTTCTGTAAATGTTGCTACTTCTGTTGGCACATTATCAGGTACAGGATGCAGATTCTCTATTGGCAAACAGAGATATTCACCAAAGGCTCCATTCCGGTTGACAATACCCAAAACTGTACGATTTTCGCAGTGAGTTGATTGTCCGCTGCAACAAAAGCGACAATGCCCACACACAGCGTTGATTTCTCCAACTACGCGTTTGTTAACTAAGTGTTCTGGCCCTTGTTCAACGACGCCAACAAATTCATGACCTAAAATACCAGTGTAGGGATAGTAGCCTCTGAGTAGTTCCAGGTCAGTGTTACAGATACCCGCACGCAAGACGCGTACTAAAGCTTCTCCTGGTGGTGGTTCAGGAATGGCAATGTCTGTGCGTAATTGTAACTGGTTGTTTTCGAGCCAGAGTCCTTTCATTCTTTTTCACGTCCTTTACCTAAATATGTTGTAATACCGGTTTCAAAAATCTTTGCAACATAATGAAGGGGCGTATATAGCGGTTCTCGACAACCGTGAGGTACAATTTTGCCCTCTCTCCTAAAAGGCTACGGTGTACACACAAGTCTAATTACCCCCCTTAATCCCCCCTTGCAAAGGGGGGAAATAGAAAATCTAGTTCCCTCCCCTTTGCAAGGGGAGGGTTAGGGTGGGGTAAAATCTTGGTTAATCAGCGATTTCAGACTTGTGTGTACACCGTAGCTCCTAAAAGGAGAGAGGCTTTGAATTTTTCCCCCTTCCCGCGACGAGTTAGGGGTTAGGTCTATTTGCATACTTGTACCTCACCGGATTGAAAATGGCTATATCCGTATCCTACCCACGCTTATGTCTCAGTAGAAGGTATTTCTTTAATTTTAGTTACATCAATTTTGCTTAACCAAGTAACCAAGTCTTCTGAGTCAAGTGTGATCTCACTTCCCAAGGTTTTGATATAAAGAAGTCCGTCGCTAATAATTAAATCTCGGATTGGATACCATGAATCTCGTGTTCTAATCAGAAGTTCCAACGGAATCCCTAGTCTTGAAGTATACTTGCGATATTTCCACCAAGCTCGCCATAGAAGGACACATTTAGTACAGTGCATCTCATAGCCTTTGGGAACTTCGCAGTATTGATACTGATAAAAACCCCGACTATCGACTTCTCCTTTGAGAAGATAACTATATTCTGCTAATGCCTGATTTATCAATTCCCACTGGGTTGATTTTGGAGAAATCGAGAATTCAGATAGGGAGTTAGATAGCTGGACGGTGGCAATCACGCCCTCAGATTTCGCTGTAAGCTGGTTGGTTTTATAAACTGTTTGCGCTGTCAAAGCAGGATTTGACAACAAAACTTCTTTTTTCTGGATAGAGTTTTGCACAAACTCCCGAATTAAATCTAGATTAGACAACATAAAATTTTTATACTAAATTAACCAGTGTGATAAAAGCCACAACACTACTTAAATTAGTAACTACACTGGTTTTGCACTTAAATCAGGATTATTACCAGCTTTATTTATACTCAATTCTTTGTTTGACTAGGGTTTTATTAAGTTTTATATTGATATATTGATATGCCGCCATCCACTATGCTGGTTGACAAAATCACTGTTTCCAGGTGTGTAAGCGGCAAATTAAATTTTTACGCCTTTGAGAAAAGGTTGGAATACCGGAACTAATTCGGGACGACTAACCACAAGGGTAGGAAAAGAGCGATCGCTATAATCTTCTCCTGCTGACAATGGAAATGGCTCTGAATTCAGCGATGACCACACACCACCAGCAGCCTGAACAATTACCCAAGCCCCCGCTATATCCCAAACTTTTGGTGTCGCCTCAATCCCACCCAGAGTAGCCCCAGTAGCAACTGTCAAAAAGTTATAGCTAGCTACACCCAACATCCGAATTTTACAGGGAAAGCCGTTTTTGATAACTGCGGTGCTGCGAGAACAGAGGTTAAAAAAGTGATTATTGCTGGGACTATCAACACTTGTGTGGATGGGGTGGTGGTTGAGAAATGCTCCTGTTGGTGTTGCCAAACCAGATGAACCTGCCCAGAAACCATGAAAAGCTTGATTCAAGGTTGGTGCGTAAACATACCCAAAAATGGGTGTGCCTCGATACAGTAAACCCAGAGATATTGTCCAGAGAGGAATGCCGCGTGTGAAGTTGGTTGTACCGTCGAGAGGATCAATTACCCAGCACCACTCAGTACCGGGAAACGACTGATCACTCTCTTCGCTCAAAATGCCGTAACCAGAAAAATTAGAAGCGATCGCATCTCGAATTTCCTGATCTGCCCATTTATCTGCTTGCGTCACCAAACTACCATCAGCTTTTTGGTCAGCCTGTACTTTCCCAAAATCTTGCATTAGCTGCTTGCCCACCCTAGTAGTGGTAGTTTGGGCAAAATCCAGAATTGTTGTCCAAAAATCATTCATTGGTTATTTGTCATTTGTCATTTGTCATTTGTCCCATGCCCAATGCCCAATGCCCAATGCCCCATGCCCCATGCCCTATACAGTTTAGTCTAAATCGCTTTCTAAAACAGATGCGATCGCTTGCTTGGCACTTGTTTGAAATTCTGTGACGTTCACCCGATTCAGAAACCAAATCGATACCACCATTCCCACGGCTTCTAAAGCAAATACCAGTCCATAAGCTAACTCTAGGCTTGGTAACAGCCGGCGTCCAATATCCAAAACTGTACCTCCGATTACTACCGCCACACCTCTAGAAAGAGACTGCGCTAATCCCCATGCCCCAATAAATGTACCTGCGGCTTCCGCTGCGGTAAGATCCAACATCAAGCTAATTGCAGCCGTTGTTAAGAAACCTGTGGCTAAACCGAATAAGACCAAACCTAGTTTGAGAACTGCTGCATTAGCTGTGAATCCTGATATACCGAGCAAAATTGCACAGAATGCTACCAACATACAGCCTAGACGGGCAGTTCTGCGCTTACCCAAACGCGGAACAATGTAAAAGCCCGTAACGCCGTAGGCAATCAGTAGACCTGTTCCATAAAAAATGTTTAATTTGGTGCTTTCCGCCAGAGGCATTTTAAACACTTGACCCGCATAGGGTTCCAAAATCGGGTCTTGCATAAACAAACTGATAGTCATCACCAATAAAAAGGTAAAAAATATACCTGTTTGTGGGCTAGCTGTCAAGATTTTCCAAGCATTGCCCAGAGTAATGCTATCTTCCCGGTTCACCAGTGTAGAACGGGTTGAGTATTGGGAATACTTTTTTTCTACGCCGAATGTTGCTGCGATCGCTAAACCAAATACAATTGCAGGGACGATAGTAAACAATCTGTTGATTGCTGGCTGCAAGGTTTCTACAGTTGCTTCTGGCGTTAACTGTTTCAGCAAGCTGGCACTAATAATCGCCCCAACAATAATCCCCACCATTAGCATCGACCAAACCACACCGACTACTTTAGAACGGTTATCTTCTTCAGATATATCCACCAACAAAGCAGCAAAGGCAGTACCGCTGGCACAAATTCCTAGACCGTATACAGCGAAAACTAAAGCCAAAAGTGCTGTCCAACCGATTGTTTGGGTTGTCCATACCCAATTACCTGAACTATTTCCAGCCAGATTCATCTGCCACATTACTTGTACAGCTAAAAATGCTGCGATCGCAAATATTGCCGCGCCCACCCAAACATAGGCTGTACGGTGGTATCCCCATAAAGGTTTAGCATCGGAAATCTGGCCAAACCAGATACGTGAAGGAGCAACAAATAAAGGCAGTGCTAAAACTACTGATACCAGCGTCGCCGGAATTGCTATTTCTTGAATCATGACTCTGTTGAGTACCCCCAGAGTCAAGATAGACATCATGCTCAATCCCATCTGAAATAAACCCAGCCGGAACATGGTCAGCAGGTTTACTCTTGGCACAGATAGGGATTTGGTTTTGGTATCAAATACTTCACCGCTTGCCATAGCTACTTTTTCGTATAGTTTATAGGATTTAATCTCTCTCTTTAAATAAAGATAAACCCTACCCGCTCGAAATCAGCGAACGAAAAGTTGAAGTTGCGATGGCGTTGCGCCGCCAGAGGCGATCGATCGCAGTTATTTGGCAAATAATTATACACCTCGATTAGCATAAACTTCAGCCAAGTATTGAGCGGGTAAAATTAGAGTCAACGGACATGCTGCCGAAAAACGAAATACTAGACATCATCACCACAATCGTCGTTTATAAGTTTTCAACCTTAAGTAGAGAGGAAGTTGAAGCTATGCTGGGATTGACTTTGGAACAAACAAGGGTTTATCAGGAAGCCAAAGCCGAAGGTCGAGAAGAGGGTCGAGAAGAAGGTCGAGAAGAACAGAAAGCTGAAATGTTGAAACTTACCGTCCCTCTGTTGCTAAAAACAGGGATGAGTGTGGAGCAGATTGCTCAACACCTCAATGTTGATATAGAAGCTGTCCAGCTTGCCGCACAGCAAAACACATAGAATGGACATTTCATGTCTGTTGTCATATTTTGGCAAAATCAGGAGAGCTTGATTAAAATCCTCAATTTCCTTTTTATCGTATCTGGAGCGATCGCACCAAAATATGACAGATTAAGATATGCCTATTTTAGATTCAGAAGTTGAAGCAGATTTTGAAGCTTAAAATTATTCCAACTCAGAGCTACTGAAGTTTTAATAGTTAAATCTCCTTGTTGAAGGTTAATCATCAAAGCAGAACCATTTTCAAGACTATGAAAAAGGGAATCTAAAAGCTGCAATTGAGTTCGAGGAAGAGTATAGTAAACCTTATTATTTTCAATTCTAACCTCTTTTGGTAAAGCTCCATTGGGAAGTTTACCTC encodes:
- the chlG gene encoding chlorophyll synthase ChlG translates to MSESTPITPDPNPSEALANNPSEQAIATSDRSAKTRQLLGMKGAAPGETSIWKIRLQLMKPITWIPLIWGVVCGAASSGNYTWTLENVLKVATCMLLAGPLMTGYTQILNDYYDREIDAINEPYRPIPSGAIPLPQVIIQIWVLLIAGIGLAFVLDVWSGHEFPTITAIAIIGSFIAYIYSAPPLKLKQNGWLGSYALGASYITLPWSTGHALFGDLNSTIVILTMFYSLAGLGIAIVNDFKSVEGDRQLGLNSLPVMFGITAASWICVVTIDVFQGLIAAYLVSIHENLYAAILVLLIIPQITLQDMYFLRDPVKNDVKYQASAQPFLVLGMLVTGLALGHAGV
- a CDS encoding MDR/zinc-dependent alcohol dehydrogenase-like family protein, with translation MKGLWLENNQLQLRTDIAIPEPPPGEALVRVLRAGICNTDLELLRGYYPYTGILGHEFVGVVEQGPEHLVNKRVVGEINAVCGHCRFCCSGQSTHCENRTVLGIVNRNGAFGEYLCLPIENLHPVPDNVPTEVATFTEPIAAALEIQQQVPLHPNNRVLVVGDGKLGQLVAQTLALTGCELLAVGRHQDKLANLEARGIKTGLANAVKDGYFDISVECTGNPEGFAIARRALRPRGTLVLKSTYSGKLSLDASSLVVDEITLIGSRCGPFAPALQLLATGQVNVQPLIHATYPLIEGLAAFEHAQSRGVLKILLDISH
- a CDS encoding inositol monophosphatase family protein, which translates into the protein MNDFWTTILDFAQTTTTRVGKQLMQDFGKVQADQKADGSLVTQADKWADQEIRDAIASNFSGYGILSEESDQSFPGTEWCWVIDPLDGTTNFTRGIPLWTISLGLLYRGTPIFGYVYAPTLNQAFHGFWAGSSGLATPTGAFLNHHPIHTSVDSPSNNHFFNLCSRSTAVIKNGFPCKIRMLGVASYNFLTVATGATLGGIEATPKVWDIAGAWVIVQAAGGVWSSLNSEPFPLSAGEDYSDRSFPTLVVSRPELVPVFQPFLKGVKI
- a CDS encoding BCD family MFS transporter; translation: MASGEVFDTKTKSLSVPRVNLLTMFRLGLFQMGLSMMSILTLGVLNRVMIQEIAIPATLVSVVLALPLFVAPSRIWFGQISDAKPLWGYHRTAYVWVGAAIFAIAAFLAVQVMWQMNLAGNSSGNWVWTTQTIGWTALLALVFAVYGLGICASGTAFAALLVDISEEDNRSKVVGVVWSMLMVGIIVGAIISASLLKQLTPEATVETLQPAINRLFTIVPAIVFGLAIAATFGVEKKYSQYSTRSTLVNREDSITLGNAWKILTASPQTGIFFTFLLVMTISLFMQDPILEPYAGQVFKMPLAESTKLNIFYGTGLLIAYGVTGFYIVPRLGKRRTARLGCMLVAFCAILLGISGFTANAAVLKLGLVLFGLATGFLTTAAISLMLDLTAAEAAGTFIGAWGLAQSLSRGVAVVIGGTVLDIGRRLLPSLELAYGLVFALEAVGMVVSIWFLNRVNVTEFQTSAKQAIASVLESDLD